From a region of the Triticum aestivum cultivar Chinese Spring chromosome 7D, IWGSC CS RefSeq v2.1, whole genome shotgun sequence genome:
- the LOC123167778 gene encoding probable 6-phosphogluconolactonase 3, chloroplastic gives MSTATGAAASNSLSPTTSRRSSPSSRILTTPRGSLSCRLLSSSPSQSPLVPVSAMASPGAAGEAASRKKLLIFDAEKDLAASLAEHAAGLSEKFAAERSAFTVVLSGGSLIKALRKLAEPPYLEAVDWSRWHVFWADERVVPKDHADSNYKLAMDEFLSKVPVPANQVYAMNDALSVEGAADDYENCLKQLIKNGVIAVSPVTGFPKFDLMLLGMGPDGHIASLFPGHPIVNENQKLVTCVKDSPKPPPERITFTFPVINSSAHIALMVTGAGKAGAVHKALSGNESSSDLLPVEMVEPQDGEMTWFTDKPAMSMLSRI, from the exons CGCCGTCTTCCAGGATCCTGACGACCCCTCGCGGATCTCTTTCTTGCAGACTACTATCCTCTTCCCCATCGCAGTCTCCCCTCGTTCCGGTCTCCGCCATGGCCTCCCCGGGCGCTGCTGGCGAGGCGGCTTCCAGGAAGAAGCTTCTCATATTCGACGCCGAGAAGGACCTGGCGGCGTCTCTGGCCGAGCACGCGGCGGGACTGTCGGAGAAGTTCGCCGCCGAGAGGAGCGCTTTCACAGTCGTGCTCTCCGGCGGCTCTCTCATCAAAGCTCTGAG GAAACTGGCTGAGCCGCCGTACCTGGAGGCGGTGGACTGGAGCAGATGGCACGTTTTCTGGGCGGACGAGAGGGTGGTTCCCAAGGACCACGCGGACAGTAACTACAAACTTGCCATGGATGAGTTTCTCTCTAAG GTGCCGGTTCCTGCTAACCAAGTTTACGCCATGAATGATGCACTGTCGGTTGAAGGAGCTGCGGATGACTATGAAAATTGTTTAAAGCAACTCATCAAGAATGGTGTGATTGCGGTGTCACCAGTAACTGGGTTCCCAAAGTTTGACCTTATGCTTTTGGGGATGGGCCCTGATGGCCATATCGCCTCCCTCTTCCCTGGACACCCTATTGTCAACGAAAACCAGAAGTTGGTCACCTGTGTCAAGGATTCTCCAAAGCCACCACCAGAGAGAATAACATTCACATTCCCTGTGATCAATTCGTCGGCACATATCGCACTTATGGTCACTGGTGCTGGGAAAGCTGGTGCAGTTCACAAAGCGCTTTCAGGCAATGAAAGTTCATCAGATTTGCTGCCCGTTGAGATGGTTGAGCCGCAAGACGGAGAGATGACCTGGTTCACTGACAAGCCAGCTATGTCAATGTTGTCAAGGATCTGA